A region of Vibrio porteresiae DSM 19223 DNA encodes the following proteins:
- the groL gene encoding chaperonin GroEL (60 kDa chaperone family; promotes refolding of misfolded polypeptides especially under stressful conditions; forms two stacked rings of heptamers to form a barrel-shaped 14mer; ends can be capped by GroES; misfolded proteins enter the barrel where they are refolded when GroES binds) — MAAKEVLFANDARQKMLTGVNVLANAVKVTLGPKGRNVVLDKSYGAPTITKDGVSVAKEIELEDKFENMGAQMVKQVASKANDEAGDGTTTATVLAQAFINEGLKSVASGLNPMDLKRGIDKAVTEAVVKLRELAKPCNDKQSITQVATISANSDQAIGEIIAEAMEKVGRDGVITVEEGQGLENELSVVEGMQFDRGYLSPYFITNPDSGVVELDNPYLLLVDKKVSNIRELLPVLESVAKAGRPLLIIAEDVEGEALATLVVNNMRGIVKVAAVKAPGFGDNRKEMLQDIAVLTDATVINEQIGLELEKATLEHLGSAKKVTISKDSTLIVDGAAAQSAIADRVATIRNQLENTTSSYDKEKLQQRIAKLSGGVAVIKIGAATEVEMKEKKDRVDDALNATRAAVEEGIIPGGGVALAKIAQELSDLTGDNQEQNVGIRVALRAMEEPLRQIAINAGDEGSVVANKVKEGNAQYGYNAATGEYGDMIELGIIDPAKVTRSALQFAASVAGLMITTEAMVTDHVAEK; from the coding sequence ATGGCAGCAAAAGAAGTTCTATTTGCTAACGACGCACGTCAAAAAATGCTCACTGGTGTCAATGTATTAGCTAATGCCGTCAAGGTAACATTGGGGCCAAAAGGCCGTAATGTGGTTTTGGATAAAAGCTATGGCGCTCCCACTATCACAAAAGATGGTGTATCCGTTGCCAAAGAAATTGAATTAGAAGATAAATTTGAAAACATGGGTGCGCAGATGGTGAAACAAGTCGCATCCAAAGCCAATGATGAAGCCGGTGACGGTACCACAACGGCGACGGTGCTCGCTCAAGCGTTTATCAATGAAGGGCTTAAATCGGTTGCCTCTGGTTTAAATCCAATGGATCTTAAACGCGGTATTGATAAAGCCGTGACTGAAGCGGTCGTCAAATTGCGTGAACTGGCAAAACCTTGCAACGATAAACAGTCCATCACCCAAGTTGCGACCATTTCTGCCAACAGTGATCAAGCCATTGGTGAAATCATCGCCGAAGCGATGGAAAAAGTGGGTCGTGATGGTGTCATCACCGTCGAAGAAGGCCAAGGCCTAGAAAACGAGCTTTCCGTGGTTGAAGGTATGCAGTTCGACCGTGGTTATCTCTCCCCTTATTTCATCACTAACCCAGATTCTGGTGTGGTGGAATTGGATAACCCTTATCTGCTATTGGTCGATAAAAAAGTCAGCAATATCCGTGAATTGCTACCCGTGCTTGAATCGGTCGCGAAGGCTGGTCGTCCACTTTTGATCATTGCTGAAGATGTCGAAGGCGAAGCCTTGGCAACATTGGTGGTGAACAACATGCGCGGCATTGTCAAAGTGGCCGCAGTGAAAGCTCCTGGCTTTGGTGACAACCGCAAAGAGATGCTGCAAGACATCGCCGTTTTAACCGATGCGACTGTGATTAACGAACAAATCGGTCTTGAACTGGAAAAAGCGACTCTCGAACACTTAGGTAGTGCGAAGAAAGTGACCATCAGCAAAGACTCCACTTTGATTGTCGATGGTGCAGCAGCACAATCAGCGATTGCCGATCGCGTCGCCACCATTCGTAACCAGTTGGAAAACACTACCTCTAGTTACGATAAAGAGAAGTTACAACAGCGTATTGCCAAACTTTCCGGCGGTGTTGCGGTTATCAAAATCGGTGCGGCGACCGAAGTGGAAATGAAAGAGAAAAAAGACCGTGTTGACGATGCGCTCAACGCGACTCGCGCTGCGGTTGAAGAAGGTATCATCCCTGGCGGCGGCGTGGCATTGGCGAAAATCGCTCAAGAGCTAAGCGACCTCACTGGCGATAACCAAGAACAAAACGTTGGTATTCGCGTGGCTTTACGCGCGATGGAAGAACCTTTGCGCCAAATCGCGATCAACGCCGGTGATGAAGGCTCTGTTGTCGCCAACAAAGTCAAAGAAGGCAACGCGCAATACGGGTATAACGCCGCTACTGGCGAATATGGTGACATGATTGAACTTGGCATCATCGACCCAGCCAAAGTGACGCGTTCTGCTCTGCAATTTGCAGCCTCTGTCGCAGGCCTGATGATCACTACCGAAGCCATGGTGACTGACCACGTTGCAGAGAAATAA
- the cobT gene encoding nicotinate-nucleotide--dimethylbenzimidazole phosphoribosyltransferase, with protein MDGNVTLAEWVAQIPQVNEASIELAQRHIDSLIKPIGSLGKLEDIAAQLAAIYESKTWQCRRKKLFVLAADHGVFYENVAVTPREVTAIQAVNTVRGVNGVAALASAHNVAIEVIDAGIDSGVLPGITNFKVARGTDNMVQGPAMSRATAEQLILDIANYTEHNVTAEAWQVIGVGELGIANTTAAAAIVACMTGMPVGDVVGLGANLPSSQRPHKVKVVEQALRVNQPNPDDGVDVMAKVGGFELAAMVGVMLGAAKARVPVILDGFLSYAAALVACNIAPQLHRYLIASHLSAEQGSSIALQALGLTPFIDLAMRLGEGSGAVLAMPFLDAARAFYFQMGKLADDGLTLPVPA; from the coding sequence ATGGATGGGAATGTTACGCTTGCTGAGTGGGTTGCGCAGATACCGCAGGTCAATGAGGCGAGTATCGAGTTGGCGCAGCGCCATATTGATAGCCTTATAAAACCGATTGGCAGTTTGGGTAAGTTGGAAGACATCGCCGCTCAGTTGGCGGCTATCTATGAATCGAAAACGTGGCAGTGTCGGCGCAAAAAGCTGTTTGTCTTAGCGGCAGACCATGGCGTGTTTTATGAAAACGTCGCGGTAACGCCGCGCGAAGTCACGGCAATTCAAGCGGTGAATACCGTACGTGGTGTGAATGGGGTTGCCGCATTAGCAAGTGCTCACAACGTGGCAATTGAAGTGATCGATGCTGGGATTGATAGCGGTGTTTTACCGGGGATCACCAACTTTAAAGTGGCGCGTGGCACCGACAATATGGTGCAAGGGCCTGCGATGAGCCGTGCTACTGCCGAGCAGCTGATACTCGATATCGCAAACTATACGGAACATAACGTCACTGCTGAAGCGTGGCAGGTCATCGGTGTGGGAGAGCTTGGTATTGCAAACACCACGGCCGCTGCCGCGATTGTTGCCTGTATGACAGGAATGCCAGTTGGTGATGTAGTAGGACTGGGGGCGAATTTACCCAGTTCGCAGCGCCCACACAAAGTGAAAGTGGTGGAACAAGCATTGCGTGTCAATCAGCCTAATCCAGATGATGGTGTAGATGTCATGGCGAAAGTGGGTGGCTTTGAATTGGCGGCGATGGTGGGGGTGATGCTTGGTGCTGCCAAGGCGCGAGTGCCTGTTATTCTCGATGGTTTTTTGTCCTACGCTGCAGCGCTGGTAGCGTGCAATATCGCCCCACAACTGCATCGCTACCTAATTGCTTCTCATCTCTCGGCCGAGCAAGGTTCATCGATTGCATTACAAGCCTTGGGGCTGACGCCCTTTATTGATTTGGCCATGCGGTTAGGTGAGGGCAGTGGCGCTGTTTTAGCGATGCCATTTTTGGATGCTGCGCGGGCATTTTACTTTCAAATGGGCAAATTAGCTGACGATGGTTTAACCCTGCCGGTGCCCGCCTAG
- a CDS encoding cyclophilin-like fold protein, whose protein sequence is MPTPIILKCQNTVIPATLNDSVAAQDFRKRIPFKTSGYRSTFDYCCTAKEGKFDPAEKQHGWKNGDISLAGGWFAVLFSGEEQSASYGDIMVIAHIDDEHLHLVEGLSADVTFTVALA, encoded by the coding sequence ATGCCAACTCCGATTATTCTCAAATGCCAAAATACGGTAATCCCAGCGACCCTAAACGACTCTGTGGCTGCGCAAGATTTTCGTAAACGTATTCCTTTCAAAACCTCTGGCTACCGTTCAACTTTCGATTACTGCTGCACTGCGAAAGAAGGTAAATTCGATCCAGCAGAAAAACAACACGGTTGGAAAAATGGCGACATCAGCCTAGCTGGTGGTTGGTTTGCTGTGTTGTTCTCTGGTGAAGAACAATCGGCAAGCTACGGCGACATCATGGTGATTGCCCACATTGATGACGAACATCTGCATTTGGTGGAAGGTTTGTCTGCTGATGTAACGTTTACGGTTGCATTGGCATAA
- the soxR gene encoding redox-sensitive transcriptional activator SoxR gives MKNVGEMTVGEVAKRAGVAVSTLHFYETKGLITSWRNAGNQRRYDRSVLRRVSIIRVAQQAGLPLSEIKAHLDTLPNKAISIAEWRELSREWRDMLTERIDNLTKLRDQMDGCIGCGCLSLRDCPLRNPDDILAKEGAGPHFLPIDDQL, from the coding sequence ATGAAAAATGTCGGAGAGATGACCGTAGGCGAGGTGGCAAAACGCGCTGGCGTGGCGGTTTCAACATTGCACTTTTACGAAACCAAAGGTTTGATCACCAGTTGGCGAAATGCAGGGAATCAGCGGCGATATGACCGCAGTGTGCTGCGAAGAGTGTCGATCATTCGTGTGGCTCAGCAAGCGGGATTGCCTCTTTCAGAAATCAAAGCACACTTAGATACTCTGCCAAATAAAGCGATTTCTATTGCTGAATGGCGAGAATTAAGCCGCGAGTGGCGCGATATGTTGACTGAAAGAATTGATAATTTGACCAAACTGCGTGATCAAATGGATGGTTGTATTGGTTGTGGGTGTTTGTCTTTGCGTGATTGTCCGCTGCGAAATCCTGATGATATTTTGGCGAAAGAGGGAGCAGGTCCGCACTTTTTGCCCATTGACGATCAGCTGTAA
- a CDS encoding efflux RND transporter periplasmic adaptor subunit, with amino-acid sequence MSNSIDLPPMPEKSRRHPVRTFALTAVSLGVLLGGTYYWKQYNDAQAPVWHAHSTPVNAMVIQPQDLPNQLEAVGSLKAVQQVTLAPESAGRLAYVHFESGQHVKANTLLAQLYAGTEQANLLSAQAKFAYAENQLKRAQKLVKTGAESIDVLQERQSAFDQAQSEVQFAQAQLRQKQIIAPFSGELGVKRVDLGQYVNPGEAAVTLTNLDKLHVEFTLPQQNLSALNIGGDVHFTTDAYPNQTFTAKVNAIEPQVDRNTRNVLIQGVLDNPEHQLRPGMYGKAELELPATQNAIILPETAVQISAQGYSVTVIRGDKPTEKGNADIISVQVGKRIDNAIQITKGLQAGDVVVLVGQNRVQPGAEVTVKTLENGEQ; translated from the coding sequence ATGAGTAATAGTATCGATCTTCCTCCAATGCCTGAAAAATCACGCCGTCATCCAGTGCGCACCTTTGCGCTCACTGCGGTTTCTCTCGGCGTATTACTCGGTGGCACTTACTACTGGAAACAGTATAACGACGCGCAAGCACCGGTTTGGCATGCCCACAGCACTCCTGTAAATGCGATGGTCATTCAACCACAAGATCTTCCCAATCAACTTGAAGCGGTTGGCTCGCTAAAAGCGGTACAACAAGTGACGCTTGCCCCTGAATCGGCAGGTCGCTTAGCTTATGTCCATTTTGAATCGGGTCAGCATGTCAAAGCCAATACACTATTGGCGCAGCTGTATGCGGGTACAGAACAAGCGAACTTGCTCTCTGCACAAGCCAAATTTGCGTACGCAGAAAATCAGCTGAAACGTGCACAGAAACTGGTGAAAACTGGTGCAGAATCCATTGATGTATTGCAAGAGCGTCAATCGGCATTCGATCAAGCGCAAAGTGAAGTGCAATTTGCCCAAGCGCAACTGCGTCAAAAACAAATCATTGCTCCGTTCAGTGGTGAACTGGGTGTGAAACGTGTCGATTTAGGTCAATACGTTAACCCGGGGGAAGCTGCTGTTACCCTAACCAATCTGGATAAACTGCATGTTGAATTCACTTTGCCACAGCAAAACCTTTCAGCATTGAATATTGGTGGCGATGTGCATTTCACAACGGATGCGTATCCAAACCAAACCTTTACTGCCAAAGTGAATGCCATTGAACCGCAAGTGGATCGCAACACCCGTAACGTGTTGATTCAAGGTGTATTAGATAACCCTGAGCATCAATTGCGTCCGGGCATGTATGGCAAAGCAGAGCTTGAACTACCCGCCACTCAAAATGCCATCATTCTGCCAGAAACCGCTGTGCAGATTTCTGCCCAAGGTTACAGTGTCACTGTAATTCGTGGTGATAAGCCAACTGAGAAAGGCAATGCCGACATCATCTCAGTACAAGTGGGCAAACGCATCGATAACGCCATTCAAATAACTAAAGGGCTGCAAGCGGGTGATGTGGTGGTACTAGTGGGTCAAAACCGTGTTCAGCCGGGTGCAGAAGTGACGGTGAAAACCCTTGAGAACGGGGAGCAATAA